A single genomic interval of Lacrimispora sphenoides JCM 1415 harbors:
- the miaA gene encoding tRNA (adenosine(37)-N6)-dimethylallyltransferase MiaA, with product MMRPLIIITGPTAVGKTALSVRLAKAIGGEIISADSMQVYRHMDIGSAKIKKEEMDGVPHYLIDVLDPEEEFNVTVFQKMAKEAVEEIYSHGHIPIVAGGTGFYIQALLYDIDFTENGEDTSIRMELEKLGQERGAEFLHNLLRDIDPDSADEIHENNMKRVIRAIEYYRQTGERISEHNKRERQKKSPYDFLYYVVNTDRARLYERIDRRVDLMLKQGLVEEVMHLKDMGLTRDMVSMQGLGYKEILDYLQGIYTLEEAIYVLKRDTRHFAKRQITWFKRERDVRWLDLPDFNNDLDQMLIKMLQDINEMYELENNKQWK from the coding sequence GTGATGAGACCGCTGATTATTATTACCGGGCCGACGGCAGTGGGAAAGACCGCCTTGTCGGTCCGTCTTGCGAAGGCTATCGGGGGAGAAATTATAAGTGCTGATTCCATGCAGGTATACCGCCATATGGATATCGGTTCAGCAAAGATCAAAAAGGAAGAAATGGACGGAGTTCCTCATTACCTGATCGATGTCCTTGATCCGGAAGAGGAATTTAATGTGACAGTTTTTCAGAAAATGGCGAAAGAGGCCGTGGAAGAGATTTATTCCCACGGTCATATTCCCATTGTGGCCGGCGGAACCGGTTTTTATATCCAGGCCCTTCTTTATGATATTGATTTTACGGAAAATGGAGAAGACACCTCCATACGTATGGAACTGGAAAAATTGGGCCAGGAGAGGGGAGCGGAGTTTCTCCATAACCTTCTTCGGGACATTGACCCGGATTCCGCGGATGAGATCCATGAAAATAATATGAAACGGGTAATCCGCGCAATTGAATATTACCGGCAGACCGGTGAACGGATCTCTGAGCACAACAAACGGGAAAGACAAAAGAAATCTCCTTATGATTTCCTCTATTATGTAGTAAATACAGACCGGGCCCGCCTTTATGAACGAATTGACCGGCGTGTGGATTTAATGCTTAAGCAGGGGCTTGTGGAAGAGGTAATGCACTTAAAGGATATGGGCTTAACCAGGGACATGGTTTCTATGCAGGGCCTTGGGTATAAGGAAATCCTGGATTATTTACAGGGAATATATACACTGGAAGAGGCCATTTATGTTTTAAAGCGCGACACCAGGCATTTTGCAAAACGACAGATCACCTGGTTTAAACGGGAACGTGATGTAAGATGGCTGGATCTTCCGGATTTTAACAATGACCTGGATCAGATGCTTATAAAAATGTTGCAGGACATAAATGAGATGTACGAATTGGAGAATAATAAACAATGGAAATAA